From the genome of Vicia villosa cultivar HV-30 ecotype Madison, WI unplaced genomic scaffold, Vvil1.0 ctg.000901F_1_1, whole genome shotgun sequence, one region includes:
- the LOC131632063 gene encoding uncharacterized protein LOC131632063, producing the protein METKDRKPFFLNFKKVPTQLKIFCDNISGSLKFSDSLNTLISLLVPSLEEFSYLLGLPVLNKIPYTGKEEEPKLEVIAAALHLPRSEIEKVWISKKEYSGLPLDFLYEKAEILAKASSMDALEAVLSLLIYGQVLFFHYDKIVDVAAINIFLSKNPNEEGLTWAQRIMKLSFDDILWYQKKFEGTLLFDSCGDFPNIPLLGVRGGISYNPILARHQFGFALKDKPRSLYLSAEYFHYDSDKEKKRDLFIKAWMKVKKVGAKDIGRRNYMPWDPYFQWVYDRVMEFGMPYPSDTPIVPRVALPAAPIAFEPYIPAPNEDLVATVNRLKREREDFERRLLKVEAEKEVLVQDAKERETLLDYFSRTWKIEDFVSPDQINSWENEISRLVQEREEMIKAHKEEVRVLKRKRRQEDKNPGI; encoded by the exons ATGGAAACAAAAGACCGTAAACCATTCTTCCTCAATTTCAAGAAAGTGCCAACGCAATTGAAGATTTTCTGCGACAACATCTCTGGTTCTCTCAAATTCAGTGATTCTCTCAATACACTCATAAGTTTG ttaGTACCATCCTTGGAAGAATTCTCCTACTTGCTTGGACTTCCTGTGCTTAATAAAATTCCttatactggtaaagaagaagagCCTAAGttggaagtcattgctgctgccctGCACTTGCCAAGATCAGAAATTGAGAAGGTTTGGATTAgtaagaaagagtattctggattaCCCCTTGATTTCCTCTACGAAAAAGCGGAGATTCTTGCTAAAGCTTCAAGTATGGATGCCTTGGAAGCTGTGTTGTCTCTCTTAATTTATGGACAAGTTTTGTTTTTCCATTATGACAAAATTGTTGATGTGGCTGCTATCAATAtattccttagcaagaatcca aatgaagaaggatTAACTTGGGCTCAgagaattatgaagctttctttCGACGACATCCTATGGTACCAAAAGAAGTTCGAGGGAACCTTGctatttgatagttgtggagatttcCCTAATATACCTCTTCTTGGTGTTCGTGGAGGAATATCTTATAATCCCATtctagctcgacatcagtttggcttTGCCTTGAAGGACAAACCGCGTTCTTTGTATCTTAGTGCAGAATATTTCCATTATGATTccgacaaagagaagaagagagacctTTTCATCAAAGCTTGGATGAAAGTAAAGAAAGTTGGCGCAAAGGATATAGGAAGGAGAAATTATATGCCATGGGATCCATATTTCcaatgggtttatgatcgagttATGGAATTTGGGATGCCTTATCCATCTGATACACCCATAGTTCCAAGGGTAGCTCTTCCTGCTGCCCCAATTGCATTTGAGCCATATATTCCTGCTCCAAATGAAGACCTGGTTGCAACTGTTAACCGACTGAAAAGGGAAAGGGAAGACTTTGAGAGACGCTTACTAAAAGTGGAAGCTGAAAAAGAGGTGTTAGTACAAGATGCCAAAGAGCGAGAGACTTTACTTGATTACTTTTCCCGCAcatggaagattgaagattttgtttctCCAGATCAGATTAATTCATGGGAAAACGAAATTTCTAGGCTTGTTCAAGAAAGAGAGGAAATGATCAAGGCACACAAGGAAGAAGTCCGGGTCCTAAAGAGGAAGCGTCGTCAGGAAGACAAAAATCCTGGAATTTAG